The Anticarsia gemmatalis isolate Benzon Research Colony breed Stoneville strain chromosome 29, ilAntGemm2 primary, whole genome shotgun sequence genome window below encodes:
- the LOC142985107 gene encoding uncharacterized protein LOC142985107: protein MADTAVAAEAPAPATPAKKQARQAGGAKKPKAKPTHPKTSEMVNNAIKEMKERSGSSLQAIKKYIAAQYKVDAEKLAPFIRKYLKSAVESGALIQTKGKGASGSFKLESKSAAAKKPSASAGAGKAAAGKGAAAASKAGKKATASAAGAKSKKAAAASASASASPSKAKASAAAKDKKAAAAAKKKPAAKKAAAPAKAKGGAAPKAKKTAKPPTKKPKAPKPKKAAATPKSKPAAKKAAAAKK, encoded by the coding sequence ATGGCCGATACAGCAGTCGCCGCCGAAGCTCCCGCTCCCGCTACACCAGCAAAGAAACAGGCAAGACAGGCGGGCGGCGCTAAGAAACCTAAGGCGAAGCCTACGCACCCGAAGACGTCCGAGATGGTGAACAACGCTATCAAGGAGATGAAGGAGCGCAGCGGATCCTCGCTGCAGGCGATCAAGAAGTACATCGCCGCTCAGTACAAGGTAGACGCCGAGAAGTTGGCGCCGTTCATCAGAAAATACCTGAAGAGCGCCGTCGAGTCCGGCGCGCTCATCCAGACCAAGGGCAAGGGCGCGTCCGGTTCGTTCAAGCTAGAGTCCAAGTCGGCCGCCGCCAAGAAGCCGAGCGCGAGCGCCGGTGCGGGCAAGGCAGCCGCCGGCAAGGGTGCAGCGGCAGCGTCGAAGGCCGGCAAGAAGGcgaccgcctccgccgccggcgccAAGAGCAAGAAGGCCGCAGCCGCGTCCGCGTCtgcctccgcatcgccgtccaaaGCCAAGGCTTCGGCCGCCGCGAAggacaagaaggccgccgccgccgcgaagaagaagcccgccgccaagaaggccgccgcgcccgccaaggCCAAGGGCGGCGCCGCACCCAAGGCTAAGAAGACCGCGAAGCCACCCACGAAGAAGCCGAAGGCGCCCAAgcccaagaaggccgccgctacGCCCAAGTCCAAGCCCGCCGCGAAGAAGGCAGCCGCAGCCAAGAAGTAA
- the LOC142985160 gene encoding uncharacterized protein LOC142985160, with translation MPTTRSEGKGRKTTAQTPSSSEGTASTSATGATTEATGTSVTGTTDNTENTAATTSVTATTAPSGRASAPLAPPTDETPSVTASTAPTLRMDAACMQPPGGRTDPLPNRNKETTKPGETVTVQRKVNISVQPNKPQCPSPPPVLRAQGGSTASRVKAIKIAKAREELLRLQVELATARLAVLETEDSDEEQEEISVCTKEEVNERVDSWLERQNTQPILAITNEPHQPEEPSVIRTTMQGDQHQSHGTLTPAGARQDFKELAEAITSAVRAGQRPKFIELPIFNGSYQDWLPFRAAYYETESVYSTVENINRLRRNLKGKAREAVEGLLITDAHPSEIMQALESRFGRPESIAMMQMEALRVLPRLTESPRDICIFATKISNIVATLKTLSCINYMYNPEVSKTIVDKLTPTLRYRFFDFAAAEPKEDPDLMKLDKFLRRESTLCSPYALPEQISTQPPFTAQKRPQRVHNVTEKPYTPRCPVCEQTGHLVTECGRFKKMNEDERWDIAKAKRLCFRCLRYRKVTHRCATKQCGVNDCKYTHHALLHCNKKEDKKESEASEIITSTWTPRKKQSFLKIIPVQVEGSTGLINTFALMDDGSTVTLIDNDLAKQIGTTGPVDPLKIQTISDVKTSEIASRRVTFSIRGMNGFEDRIQARTVRNFQVSSQRVSREHIKACQHLRDIQGELTYEDVKPKLLIGQDNWHLLLTSDIRKGNKDQPVASLTSLGWVLHGSLLKHKTQSIDFVSHMTETNEDHIETLVKQYFEMDAICLNPKRPRSDPEEQALRILDNTTKKTEDGRYETSLLWRKEDYNLPNNYENSLKRLHNIEKKIDQDQVLKTKYKEQMEALVQKGYAEPAPRETTPGKTWYLPHFAVINPMKPEKLRVVHDAAAKTKGVSLNDMLLKSPDLLQSLSGVVMKFRQHAIAVTADIKEMFMQVQLRVQDRDALRYLWRGDRRDDNPPEEYRMKSLIFGASSSPSTAIYVKNLNAKQYEVSNPEAALAIKNKHYVDDYLDSFETLEDAIRITKDVRQIHQNASFELKQWKSNSPSLLAALGEQEQREDLELYTSTETTERVLGVIWKITTDELTFNLNLARIEPPLLKRKTPTKREALKIVMSLFDPLGLASPVTIKAKQILQEVWRRGTGWDAEIQEDLAEEWKIWMEHLQRLRDVTIPRRYLGYSDATKLQLHVFTDASESAYSAVLYWRTETPNGDVAVSLIMAKAKVAPLKLTSIPRLELQAAVMGTRIAETVIEEHEKKPDKRVFWTDSRTVLTWIRTGSRSYKPVVAHRLAAIEESTKVNEWRWIPTKMNVADDATRDVPVAFDKHHRWYKGPDFLLTDEELWPTEKHNEKTEDSTEEKVHLTRHKEDLKLSQGLPDVSRFSDWNRLRYTTARVLQFIQLCRNRTDNVNYKRTIRNTVKDPNWNQTTKREVVKKATSLRSYDKIIPVTAETLKKAEELLMCASQVEAFATEIEDLKDNKPINKESRLHHLSVELTNDVIRLRSRIDAIGAANEAIKSPMVLDGNHPTVKLWVNSVHRQLHHAGVEATVNECRQQYWVIRIRPVTRAILKRCLFCRMKTQVPPHPRTGDLPACRLAHHRRPFTYTGVDYFGPLSVAVGRTRQKRYVAIFTCLTTRAVHLEIAGSLTTDSAIMALRRMIARRGCPTEIWSDNGTNLKGADKELRQAIDAGTSQEAAKRTISWRYIPPGAPFMGGAWERLVRSVKVALTATLHERNPTEEVLSTLLSEAEYTVNSRPLTHVSVSAEDPEALTPNHFLLGGPGRVPQPGTFTERDELSTSKWRAAQRLADVFWTRWLREYLPELQNRREPHGRGPAVRVDDLVQVVDPNLPRNIWLRGRVTAVYPGPDNVVRTVDILTKGGVLRRPVRKLVILPLRGDDAPAPTEDATTSHGGRDVRGGATEHDT, from the coding sequence ATGCCGACTACGCGTTCAGAAGGAAAGGGGCGCAAGACGACCGCACAAACACCGTCGTCGTCCGAGGGCACGGCCAGCACCTCGGCGACCGGTGCTACCACCGAGGCTACGGGCACCAGCGTCACAGGAACGACCGACAACACAGAGAACACAGCAGCCACCACATCGGTCACCGCGACGACAGCGCCCTCGGGACGAGCCTCGGCACCGCTTGCGCCACCAACAGACGAAACACCTTCGGTAACCGCTTCAACAGCACCGACGCTCCGGATGGACGCCGCGTGCATGCAGCCGCCCGGCGGGAGGACGGACCCTCTTCCGAACCGCAATAAGGAAACTACGAAACCAGGTGAGACAGTGACAGTGCAAAGGAAAGTGAACATTAGTGTGCAACCGAACAAACCACAGTGCCCCTCCCCCCCGCCAGTGCTAAGGGCGCAAGGGGGATCAACCGCGAGTCGTGTTAAAGCTATTAAAATCGCAAAAGCGCGGGAAGAGTTGTTACGCTTACAAGTGGAGTTGGCTACCGCGCGCTTAGCCGTCCTAGAGACTGAGGACTCAGATGAAGAACAAGAAGAGATATCCGTGTGTACGAAAGAGGAAGTGAACGAAAGGGTTGACAGCTGGCTAGAGAGGCAAAACACGCAACCAATCTTGGCGATCACGAACGAACCACATCAGCCGGAAGAGCCGTCAGTTATAAGAACCACTATGCAGGGAGATCAACATCAGTCGCACGGGACTCTCACACCGGCGGGAGCTCGACAGGACTTCAAGGAACTTGCGGAGGCCATAACGTCAGCAGTGAGAGCGGGTCAACGACCTAAGTTCATCGAACTACCTATTTTCAATGGTTCGTATCAAGATTGGCTACCTTTTCGCGCCGCTTACTATGAAACGGAAAGTGTGTATAGTACAGTAGAAAACATAAACCGCCTAAGAAGAAATCTTAAAGGAAAAGCCAGGGAAGCAGTTGAGGGTCTGCTTATCACCGACGCTCACCCATCCGAGATAATGCAAGCACTCGAATCTCGATTTGGACGACCAGAGTCAATAGCGATGATGCAAATGGAAGCGCTACGAGTTTTACCACGTCTCACGGAATCGCCCCGCGACATATGTATATTCGCCACGAAAATCTCCAATATCGTCGCTACATTAAAAACCTTAAGCTGTATCAACTACATGTACAACCCGGAAGTGAGCAAGACAATAGTGGACAAGCTGACGCCTACCCTGCGATACAGATTCTTCGACTTCGCCGCCGCGGAACCCAAAGAAGACCCAGACTTGATGAAGTTAGACAAGTTCCTGAGAAGAGAATCAACGCTATGCAGTCCTTACGCGCTACCTGAGCAAATATCAACACAACCGCCGTTCACCGCACAGAAGAGGCCACAGAGAGTTCACAACGTCACGGAAAAACCGTACACACCGAGATGTCCGGTATGCGAACAAACAGGACACTTGGTGACAGAATGTGGACGTTTTAAGAAGATGAATGAAGATGAACGATGGGACATAGCCAAGGCCAAACGACTCTGCTTTCGATGTTTGAGATATAGGAAAGTTACTCACCGTTGTGCTACGAAACAATGCGGCGTGAACGACTGTAAATACACTCATCACGCGCTTCTACACTGTAACAAGAAAGAAGATAAGAAAGAGTCCGAAGCGTCGGAAATCATCACCTCTACGTGGACGCCTAGAAAGAAACAGTCTTTCTTAAAAATCATACCAGTGCAAGTAGAAGGTTCTACAGGTCTAATTAACACCTTCGCGTTAATGGACGACGGCTCTACAGTGACCCTGATCGACAACGACCTAGCCAAGCAAATAGGAACGACAGGACCCGTCGACCCGTTGAAAATACAGACAATTAGTGACGTCAAAACGTCAGAAATAGCCTCTAGAAGAGTCACATTCTCGATTAGAGGTATGAACGGCTTTGAAGACAGAATACAGGCTCGTACAGTAAGGAACTTCCAAGTATCGTCGCAACGCGTATCTAGGGAACACATCAAGGCGTGTCAACATCTGAGGGATATACAGGGAGAGTTGACATATGAAGACGTGAAGCCGAAGCTACTGATCGGACAAGACAACTGGCATCTCCTACTGACATCGGACATAAGGAAAGGAAACAAAGACCAACCTGTGGCATCTCTCACGTCACTAGGTTGGGTACTCCATGGCAGTTTGCTGAAACACAAAACCCAGAGCATCGACTTCGTATCCCATATGACCGAAACAAATGAAGACCACATAGAAACCTTAGTCAAGCAGTACTTCGAGATGGACGCGATCTGCCTGAACCCCAAGAGACCTAGATCAGACCCAGAGGAACAAGCTCTTCGAATCCTAGACAACACTACGAAAAAGACTGAAGATGGAAGGTATGAAACAAGTCTGTTATGGCGTAAAGAAGACTACAACTTACCCAACAACTACGAGAACTCCTTGAAGCGTCTACACAACATCGAGAAGAAGATCGATCAAGATCAAGTTTTGAAGACGAAGTACAAGGAACAGATGGAAGCACTCGTACAGAAGGGATACGCAGAACCTGCACCTCGAGAAACAACACCCGGTAAAACCTGGTACTTACCACACTTCGCGGTCATCAACCCCATGAAGCCAGAGAAGTTACGAGTGGTACACGACGCAGCAGCCAAGACGAAAGGAGTGTCTCTCAACGACATGTTACTCAAAAGTCCGGACCTCCTACAGTCTCTATCAGGCGTCGTGATGAAGTTCAGACAACATGCTATAGCCGTCACAGCCGACATCAAGGAAATGTTCATGCAAGTGCAACTACGAGTTCAAGATAGAGATGCGCTACGTTACCTATGGCGAGGAGATAGAAGAGACGACAATCCCCCCGAAGAGTACAGAATGAAGTCACTAATATTTGGCGCGTCGAGCTCACCATCAACAGCGATCTACGTCAAAAACTTGAACGCGAAACAATACGAAGTGTCAAACCCAGAAGCAGCGCTAGCCATCAAGAACAAGCATTACGTGGACGACTACTTGGACAGTTTCGAAACATTGGAAGACGCTATACGTATAACAAAGGACGTGCGACAAATCCATCAAAACGCAAGCTTCGAGTTGAAACAATGGAAGTCGAACTCACCATCACTATTAGCCGCATTAGGAGAACAAGAACAAAGGGAAGATCTCGAGTTATATACGTCGACAGAAACCACAGAACGAGTGTTAGGAGTCATATGGAAGATCACTACAGACGAATTAACGTTCAATCTCAACTTAGCGAGAATTGAACCGCCACTACTGAAAAGGAAGACGCCGACGAAGAGGGAAGCACTCAAGATCGTTATGTCTCTATTCGACCCACTAGGACTCGCATCACCGGTGACTATCAAGGCGAAACAAATACTACAAGAAGTCTGGCGCAGAGGAACGGGCTGGGATGCTGAAATACAAGAGGATCTCGCAGAGGAATGGAAGATATGGATGGAACATCTACAAAGACTTCGAGACGTGACCATACCACGGAGATACCTCGGCTACAGCGATGCGACTAAGCTTCAGCTTCATGTCTTCACCGACGCGAGCGAGTCTGCCTACTCAGCGGTCCTATATTGGCGAACGGAGACGCCGAACGGGGACGTAGCGGTGTCACTCATCATGGCTAAGGCGAAGGTAGCACCTCTTAAACTGACGTCGATACCCCGCCTAGAACTACAAGCAGCAGTGATGGGAACCAGAATAGCTGAAACAGTCATAGAAGAACACGAGAAGAAACCCGACAAGAGAGTATTTTGGACAGATAGTCGAACAGTGTTAACTTGGATACGAACGGGATCAAGATCATACAAACCCGTCGTGGCTCACCGTTTAGCAGCGATTGAAGAGAGTACAAAGGTAAACGAATGGCGTTGGATACCAACAAAAATGAACGTAGCCGACGACGCCACTCGAGACGTACCTGTTGCCTTCGACAAGCATCACCGATGGTACAAAGGTCCTGACTTCCTGCTCACCGATGAAGAACTTTGGCCAACAGAGAAGCACAACGAGAAGACGGAAGATTCGACAGAAGAGAAGGTACACCTCACACGCCACAAGGAAGATCTGAAACTAAGTCAAGGTTTACCCGATGTATCACGCTTCTCAGACTGGAATCGACTTCGATACACAACAGCGAGAGTTCTACAGTTCATTCAACTGTGTAGAAACAGGACGGATAACGTCAACTACAAAAGGACAATCAGAAACACAGTGAAGGACCCGAACTGGAATCAAACAACGAAGAGAGAGGTGGTCAAGAAAGCAACTTCCTTACGCAGCTACGACAAGATTATCCCGGTAACAGCTGAAACACTCAAGAAAGCAGAAGAACTTCTCATGTGTGCATCGCAAGTAGAAGCTTTCGCAACAGAAATAGAAGACTTAAAAGACAACAAACCGATCAACAAAGAAAGCCGTCTACATCACCTAAGCGTCGAGCTAACCAACGACGTCATCAGACTCAGGAGCCGAATCGACGCGATAGGAGCAGCCAACGAAGCCATCAAAAGCCCTATGGTGTTAGACGGAAACCATCCGACCGTAAAGTTGTGGGTCAACTCAGTACATCGACAGTTACATCACGCCGGAGTTGAAGCTACAGTGAACGAGTGCAGACAACAATACTGGGTCATACGCATTCGTCCAGTGACCCGAGCTATACTGAAGAGATGCCTGTTCTGTAGAATGAAGACACAAGTACCGCCACACCCAAGGACCGGAGACCTGCCAGCCTGTCGCCTCGCGCATCATCGACGACCCTTCACGTATACAGGCGTGGACTACTTCGGACCTCTCTCGGTAGCTGTTGGCAGAACAAGACAGAAGAGATACGTCGCAATCTTCACGTGCCTCACCACACGAGCTGTACATCTAGAAATAGCGGGTTCACTCACAACCGACTCCGCTATTATGGCGCTACGCAGGATGATCGCGCGACGTGGGTGTCCAACAGAAATCTGGTCGGACAACGGTACCAACCTGAAGGGAGCAGACAAGGAACTCAGACAAGCAATCGACGCAGGGACATCGCAGGAAGCAGCGAAGAGGACAATCTCCTGGCGCTACATACCCCCCGGTGCACCATTCATGGGCGGCGCATGGGAGAGATTAGTGAGGTCAGTCAAAGTGGCCCTCACAGCGACACTGCACGAGCGAAACCCTACGGAGGAAGTCCTGTCTACTCTACTTAGCGAAGCCGAGTACACCGTGAATAGCCGACCGCTGACTCACGTATCAGTTAGCGCAGAAGACCCTGAAGCTCTCACGCCCAACCACTTCCTATTGGGCGGACCCGGCCGAGTACCACAACCCGGTACATTCACAGAACGAGACGAACTTTCAACATCAAAATGGCGAGCAGCGCAACGACTAGCCGACGTTTTCTGGACGCGGTGGCTGAGAGAATATCTACCGGAACTTCAAAACCGGCGGGAGCCCCACGGACGCGGACCTGCGGTACGAGTCGACGACCTAGTGCAGGTCGTTGACCCCAACCTGCCACGCAACATCTGGCTACGAGGACGTGTGACAGCTGTCTACCCAGGCCCGGACAACGTCGTGAGGACCGTGGACATCCTGACCAAAGGAGGAGTTCTTCGCCGACCCGTCCGCAAGCTGGTGATACTGCCGCTCAGGGGAGACGACGCACCCGCACCGACAGAAGATGCGACGACCTCGCACGGCGGGAGAGATGTGCGTGGTGGCGCCACTGAGCACGACACTTAG
- the LOC142985056 gene encoding histone H2A has translation MSGRGKGGKVKGKAKSRSNRAGLQFPVGRIHRLLRNGNYAERVGAGAPVYLAAVMEYLAAEVLELAGNAARDNKKTRIIPRHLQLAIRNDEELNKLLSGVTIAQGGVLPNIQAVLLPKKTEKKA, from the coding sequence ATGTCGGGCCGCGGCAAAGGTGGCAAAGTCAAGGGAAAGGCAAAGTCTCGCTCCAACCGTGCCGGTCTTCAGTTCCCCGTCGGTCGTATCCACAGGCTCCTGCGTAACGGCAATTACGCCGAGCGCGTCGGTGCCGGTGCACCAGTGTACCTGGCCGCCGTCATGGAGTACTTGGCCGCTGAGGTTCTCGAGTTGGCCGGCAACGCAGCGAGGGACAACAAGAAGACCAGGATCATTCCCCGTCACCTTCAGTTGGCCATCCGCAACGACGAGGAGTTGAACAAACTGCTCTCCGGCGTGACCATCGCCCAAGGCGGTGTCCTGCCGAACATCCAGGCGGTCCTGCTGCCCAAGAAGACCGAGAAGAAGGCTTAA
- the LOC142985057 gene encoding histone H2B, translated as MPPKTSGKAAKKSGKAQKNISKTDKKKKKHKRKESYAIYIYKVLKQVHPDTGISSKAMSIMNSFVNDIFERIAAEASRLAHYNKRSTITSREVQTSVRLLLPGELAKHAVSEGTKAVTKYTSSK; from the coding sequence ATGCCGCCCAAGACAAGTGGTAAGGCCGCCAAGAAATCCGGCAAGGCCCAAAAGAACATCTCCAAGaccgacaagaaaaagaagaagcacAAGAGGAAGGAGAGCTACGCCATCTACATCTACAAGGTGCTCAAGCAGGTCCACCCCGACACCGGTATCTCCTCGAAGGCTATGTCGATCATGAACTCTTTCGTTAACGACATCTTCGAACGCATCGCCGCCGAAGCGTCTCGTCTAGCCCACTACAACAAGAGGTCCACCATCACATCGAGGGAGGTGCAGACATCCGTGAGGCTCCTGCTGCCCGGTGAGCTCGCCAAGCACGCCGTCAGCGAGGGTACCAAAGCTGTCACCAAGTACACCAGCTCCAAGTGA
- the LOC142985055 gene encoding histone H3 has translation MARTKQTARKSTGGKAPRKQLATKAARKSAPATGGVKKPHRYRPGTVALREIRRYQKSTELLIRKLPFQRLVREIAQDFKTDLRFQSSAVMALQEASEAYLVGLFEDTNLCAIHAKRVTIMPKDIQLARRIRGERA, from the coding sequence ATGGCGCGTACCAAGCAGACCGCTCGCAAGTCCACCGGTGGTAAGGCACCGAGGAAGCAGCTCGCCACCAAGGCGGCCCGCAAGAGCGCACCGGCAACCGGTGGTGTCAAGAAGCCCCATCGTTACAGGCCCGGAACCGTAGCGCTCCGTGAGATTCGTCGTTACCAGAAGAGTACCGAGCTGTTGATCCGCAAGCTTCCGTTCCAGCGTTTGGTGCGTGAGATCGCTCAAGACTTCAAGACCGATCTCCGTTTCCAGAGCTCCGCTGTGATGGCCCTGCAGGAGGCCAGCGAGGCTTACCTCGTCGGTCTCTTCGAAGACACCAACCTTTGCGCCATCCACGCCAAGCGTGTCACCATCATGCCCAAGGATATACAGCTGGCGCGCAGGATCCGCGGAGAGCGCGCCTAA
- the LOC142985058 gene encoding histone H4: protein MTGRGKGGKGLGKGGAKRHRKVLRDNIQGITKPAIRRLARRGGVKRISGLIYEETRGVLKVFLENVIRDAVTYTEHAKRKTVTAMDVVYALKRQGRTLYGFGG, encoded by the coding sequence ATGACCGGCCGCGGAAAGGGAGGAAAAGGTCTGGGAAagggaggagccaagcgccacAGGAAAGTGCTTCGCGATAACATCCAGGGTATCACGAAGCCCGCCATCCGTCGTCTCGCGCGCAGAGGCGGCGTCAAGCGTATCTCCGGTCTTATTTACGAGGAGACTCGCGGTGTGCTGAAGGTGTTCCTCGAGAACGTGATCCGCGACGCCGTCACATACACCGAGCACGCCAAGAGGAAGACCGTCACCGCCATGGACGTCGTCTacgcgctgaaacgtcaaggcCGCACCCTGTACGGTTTCGGCGGTTAA
- the LOC142985054 gene encoding uncharacterized protein LOC142985054: MADTAVAAEAPAPATPAKKQARQAGGAKKPKAKPTHPKTSEMVNNAIKEMKERSGSSLQAIKKYIAAQYKVDAEKLAPFIRKYLKSAVESGALIQTKGKGASGSFKLESKSAAAKKPSASAGAGKAAAGKGAAAASKAGKKATASAAGAKSKKAAAASASASASPSKAKASAAAKDKKAAAAAKKKPAAKKAAAPAKAKGGAAPKAKKTAKPPTKKPKAPKPKKAAATPKSKPAAKKAAAAKK; this comes from the coding sequence atggCCGATACAGCAGTCGCCGCCGAAGCTCCCGCTCCCGCTACACCAGCAAAGAAACAGGCAAGACAGGCGGGCGGCGCTAAGAAACCTAAGGCGAAGCCTACGCACCCGAAGACGTCCGAGATGGTGAACAACGCTATCAAGGAGATGAAGGAGCGCAGCGGATCCTCGCTGCAGGCGATCAAGAAGTACATCGCCGCTCAGTACAAGGTAGACGCCGAGAAGTTGGCGCCGTTCATCAGAAAATACCTGAAGAGCGCCGTCGAGTCCGGCGCGCTCATCCAGACCAAGGGCAAGGGCGCGTCCGGTTCGTTCAAGCTAGAGTCCAAGTCGGCCGCCGCCAAGAAGCCGAGCGCGAGCGCCGGTGCGGGCAAGGCAGCCGCCGGCAAGGGTGCAGCGGCAGCGTCGAAGGCCGGCAAGAAGGcgaccgcctccgccgccggcgccAAGAGCAAGAAGGCCGCAGCCGCGTCCGCGTCtgcctccgcatcgccgtccaaaGCCAAGGCTTCGGCCGCCGCGAAggacaagaaggccgccgccgccgcgaagaagaagcccgccgccaagaaggccgccgcgcccgccaaggCCAAGGGCGGCGCCGCACCCAAGGCTAAGAAGACCGCGAAGCCACCCACGAAGAAGCCGAAGGCGCCCAAgcccaagaaggccgccgctacGCCCAAGTCCAAGCCCGCCGCGAAGAAGGCAGCCGCAGCCAAGAAGTAA
- the LOC142985067 gene encoding histone H2B, protein MPPKTSGKAAKKSGKAQKNISKTDKKKKKHKRKESYAIYIYKVLKQVHPDTGISSKAMSIMNSFVNDIFERIAAEASRLAHYNKRSTITSREVQTSVRLLLPGELAKHAVSEGTKAVTKYTSSK, encoded by the coding sequence ATGCCGCCCAAGACAAGTGGTAAGGCCGCCAAGAAATCCGGCAAGGCCCAAAAGAACATCTCCAAGaccgacaagaaaaagaagaagcacAAGAGGAAGGAGAGCTACGCCATCTACATCTACAAGGTGCTCAAGCAGGTCCACCCCGACACCGGTATCTCCTCGAAGGCTATGTCGATCATGAACTCTTTCGTTAACGACATCTTCGAACGCATCGCCGCCGAAGCGTCTCGTCTAGCCCACTACAACAAGAGGTCCACCATCACATCGAGGGAGGTGCAGACATCCGTGAGGCTCCTGCTGCCCGGCGAGCTCGCCAAGCACGCCGTCAGCGAGGGTACCAAAGCTGTCACCAAGTACACCAGCTCCAAGTGA